One window of the Thunnus albacares chromosome 3, fThuAlb1.1, whole genome shotgun sequence genome contains the following:
- the srd5a2a gene encoding 3-oxo-5-alpha-steroid 4-dehydrogenase 2a, which yields MECRETAVSYLSWVLIVGGVAYLWIQTLIHTAYGRYVKATAGCSYPARLGWFLQEIPAFLMPLLLLLLTEEPPRTGPPTGRTLLLCTFMLHYFHRSCIYAFLTRGRPVPQHIVLNAIIFSSLNGFLQGHNLLHCVQLEDAWMTDACRAAGLLLFVVGFTINIHSDHILRNLRKPGEIVYKIPYGGMFEFVSGANFFGEIVEWCGYAVAVWSLPAFAFAFFTICSIGPRAYQHHRDYQQRFEDYPRSRKALIPFIL from the exons ATGGAGTGCCGGGAGACCGCCGTTTCCTACCTGAGCTGGGTTCTGATTGTCGGGGGCGTGGCTTACCTGTGGATCCAGACGCTGATCCATACGGCGTACGGCCGCTACGTGAAGGCGACGGCTGGCTGCTCCTATCCGGCCAGACTCGGCTGGTTCCTGCAGGAGATCCCCGCCTTCCTgatgccgctgctgctgctgctgctcaccgAGGAGCCGCCGAGGACCGGACCCCCGACCGGCAGGACGCTGCTGCTCTGCACCTTCATGCTGCACTACTTCCAcag GAGTTGCATCTACGCCTTCTTGACCAGAGGACGGCCCGTCCCGCAGCACATCGTCCTCAACGCCATCATCTTCTCCTCGCTCAACGGCTTCCTGCAGGGACACAACCTGCTACACTGCGTCCAGCTTGAAGACGCCTGGATGACGGACGCTTGCCGGGCTGCAG GTTTGCTTCTGTTCGTGGTTGGTTTCACCATCAACATCCACAGCGACCACATCCTGCGCAACCTGAGGAAACCTGGAGAGATCGTCTATAAGATCCCCTACG GGGGAATGTTTGAGTTTGTGTCCGGTGCTAACTTCTTCGGAGAGATTGTGGAGTGGTGTGGTTACGCTGTAGCTGTGTGGTCTTTACCTGCCTTCGCCTTCGCTTTCTTCACCATCTGCTCCATCGGACCCAGAGCCTACCAGCACCACAG AGACTACCAGCAGAGGTTTGAGGATTACCCTCGCTCCAGGAAAGCTCTTATTCCTTTCATACTGTGA